In Dyadobacter subterraneus, a single genomic region encodes these proteins:
- a CDS encoding transketolase family protein, translating to MRKEFAATMLQLASEDDSIVFITGDLGYAALETLQGKLGKRFINAGVAEQNMVGVAAGFAHKGYKVFCYSIAPFIVYRCLEQFRNDVCFHNLPVFLVGNGGGYGYGIMGSSHHTLEDIACLSGLQNANVWVPAFADEVEPVIRQIVSDSRPAYLRLGFGQNAPENSYSSGSFKVIHQGDSPEITIFALGPIANNVMTSLGQSGELASKVNVINALHFPLELTNDIVQLIEKAPAILVAEEHVGTGGLAQQLSVQLLERGVKMSSFKSLKAEGYPNRLYGSQAYHQKLSELDPASLTAHIHQLIIPA from the coding sequence AGCCACCATGTTACAACTGGCATCGGAAGACGATTCTATCGTTTTCATCACCGGTGATCTTGGATATGCCGCACTGGAAACTTTACAGGGCAAGCTGGGAAAAAGATTTATAAATGCAGGTGTTGCCGAACAAAATATGGTCGGTGTGGCAGCTGGTTTTGCACATAAAGGATATAAAGTTTTTTGTTACAGCATCGCTCCATTCATCGTTTACCGCTGTCTGGAACAATTCCGTAATGACGTTTGCTTCCATAATCTTCCGGTTTTTCTGGTTGGAAATGGTGGCGGATACGGTTATGGAATTATGGGCAGCAGCCATCATACGCTGGAAGATATTGCCTGTTTGAGTGGTTTACAAAATGCAAATGTCTGGGTACCGGCTTTTGCTGACGAAGTAGAACCTGTTATCAGACAAATCGTTTCTGATTCCCGTCCAGCTTATCTGCGTTTGGGTTTTGGGCAAAATGCACCTGAAAATTCTTATTCTTCCGGTTCCTTTAAAGTTATTCATCAGGGAGATTCTCCGGAAATTACAATCTTCGCGCTTGGCCCCATTGCCAATAACGTGATGACTTCATTGGGTCAATCAGGAGAACTTGCTTCGAAAGTAAATGTGATCAACGCATTACATTTTCCGTTGGAACTTACAAATGATATCGTCCAGTTGATTGAAAAAGCACCTGCCATTCTTGTAGCCGAAGAGCACGTCGGAACTGGTGGACTTGCGCAGCAGCTTTCAGTGCAGCTTTTGGAAAGAGGTGTTAAAATGAGTTCTTTCAAAAGTTTGAAGGCAGAAGGATATCCTAACCGGTTGTACGGAAGCCAGGCCTACCACCAGAAACTTTCGGAACTGGATCCGGCTTCTCTGACAGCCCATATTCATCAATTAATAATACCTGCATGA